The Panicum hallii strain FIL2 chromosome 9, PHallii_v3.1, whole genome shotgun sequence genome has a window encoding:
- the LOC112875367 gene encoding uncharacterized protein At5g65660 — MTVPIEHSSRPTVGFPLGTALLLLVIFSLSGMFSCCYHWDKLRSLLRSRHPAMFQEGEHTVISIGSSPSKTASDHKLEKMGKECGLPVIMPGDRVPKFFARPCPHEMCLPEAEKTEAALETKCSVHETICICT; from the exons ATGACGGTGCCGATCGAGCATTCCTCTAGGCCGACGGTGGGGTTTCCCTTGGGAACTGCGCTGTTGCTTCTTGTGATCTTCTCCCTCAGTGGAATGTTCTCATGCTGCTACCACTGGGACAAGCTCCGGTCCCTCCTCCGGTCTCGGCATCCTGCCATGTTCCAAGAGGGCGAGCATACCGTGATCTCCATCGGGTCATCGCCAAGCAAGACAGCTTCTGATCACAAG CTGGAGAAAATGGGGAAAGAGTGTGGTTTGCCTGTCATTATGCCCGGGGACAGGGTCCCCAAATTCTTCGCGAGGCCGTGCCCACACGAGATGTGTTTGCCTGAAGCAGAGAAGACTGAAGCCGCGTTGGAAACCAAATGTTCGGTTCATGAGACCATCTGTATCTGTACATGA